A portion of the Girardinichthys multiradiatus isolate DD_20200921_A chromosome 23, DD_fGirMul_XY1, whole genome shotgun sequence genome contains these proteins:
- the f8 gene encoding coagulation factor VIII has product MRTPCLLLPLLLCSSAVEVPQTAQTVKEYFIAAVEIGWDYIHLDDGDRASRDSGSFKPIPQKHIKAVYREYKDATFTVLRPRPAWTGIQGPVIVAQAGERVVVHFKNLASQPYSISPVGITYWKQSEGAGYDDSTAGQEKEDDAVQPGGYYEYVWDISPNDGPTISDPDCLTYLYSSQVDVVRDINSGLIGALLICKPSAFTEDGQRTLQAFVLLFAVFDETKSWYGEVGERTKREKFRRSDGRKEYHTINGYVNSTLPGLTVCKGNNPVSWHMIGLGTTPEIHTIRFQDHTLQVLTHRKVTVEMTPLTFVTAEMRPTAIGQFLFSCQIHAHRYDGMNALFSVEKCPDPVIKELRNVKHDDNSKEGEEGSDEDRDFMFNTVHFLPKTPQVQARSSRGPPFNTWTHFLAAEEVDWNYAPHLKPTDSELQSRYLSGSPHHLGYTYKKVVYVEYTDESFTKRKNPSETLMGPILKGRVNDEIYIVFKNLASRPFNIYPNGLTKILPWPGSTNAALKDLRSLGVPPNKTFGYIWRLTSDDGPLEGDPQCLTQLYQSTISPEQDLASGLVGTLLICKYKAIDSRGNLLGLDEKMSLIFVVFDENRSWYFKENMQRSARKSYNTTNPEFYESNVIYSINGIMFSGRQFVMCETDVRFWHVANVGTGSEFLSIYFTGNLFQHQGLYQSVLTLFPMTAVTIPMETEMIGEWEISAFDSKLRSRGMSIRYTVRACNDGEFSLVDHNVDEDISDYYDDIFQQPRGLRPQKGTMLVRVCKKPVANNTTVTNNTTLSKDVGPLCELRRMSVASVRREQVPEDAGIPEDVLEKVERDGGWRAAENPTGADENRGGRQKREAGGNWTGSNDISLTAEESARQRVQSEDLISPEEDMGENYIYSESEGLSDELLDLEYNVTDGNTTQVNLSFDYDDYNSEVNGSSEVVGADLLGPRSGETRPRYYYIAAEEITWDYGIKTPHQLIKPREMRRGMRKFLPKYVKVVYRAYMDKDFKQPIYRGELQEHLGIMGPVIRTEVNDLLTVIFKNNAKRPYSFHLHGVYDRNQHAGPTQSSSSSGILGEPVNPGETRTYKWKISQKQGPSNPEFDCKTGAYYSTVDKERDLHTGLIGALVICKSGTLQNHCNTQPGIQDFSLLFHTFDETKSWYHEENLQKYCSPPCQANTEDPWYHTSNKFAAINGYVAETLPGLIVAQHQPVRWHLLNVGGDKEYHAVHFHGLPFTVHAEKEHRMGVFNLFPGVFGTVEMRPPTVGTWLVECTIGDNQLAGMRAKLLVYDPRCVLPLGIKSGRIEDSQITASDHSNNWEPRLARVDMTGFYNAWMGKGIKSWLQVDLLRPTLLHGIQTQGVSSKLRKFYTAIFIVSYSLDKETWTTYRGNSSSTSKMFRGNLDSSKVKDNSFSPPFVARYVRIHPHSYQQKPALRLELLGCDLNSCSLPLGLEKRLIPDSGFSASSFHSSLLRSWSPGLARLHQSGGANAWRPKNNNPHEWLQVDLGTVKRITGIITQGARSMLTKMMVTEFSVTFSLDGHSWSSVLEKSSQREKIFTGNNDPDEEAFTVFEPPLFAHYLRIHPRGWVNDIALRLEVVGCDTQREVGYRRTKTQAPAAALQ; this is encoded by the exons ATGAGGACACCGTGTCTCCTGCTACCGCTGCTCCTCTGCTCCTCCGCCGTGGAGGTGCCGCAGACCGCCCAAACTGTCAAGGAGTACTTCATAGCAGCGGTGGAGATCGGCTGGGACTACATCCACCTGGACGATGGGGACCGCGCATCCCGGGACAG CGGGAGCTTTAAACCCATTCCTCAAAAGCACATCAAGGCAGTTTACAGGGAGTATAAAGATGCTACATTCACTGTCCTCAGACCAAGACCAGCCTGGACAG GTATTCAGGGCCCAGTGATTGTGGCCCAGGCTGGTGAGAGAGTTGTGGTCCACTTTAAAAACCTGGCGTCTCAGCCCTACAGCATCAGCCCTGTGGGGATCACCTACTGGAAGCAGTCTGAAG GAGCTGGATATGATGACTCCACAGCAGGGCAAGAGAAGGAGGATGATGCTGTCCAACCTGGCGGATATTATGAGTATGTCTGGGACATCAGTCCCAACGATGGTCCAACCATCAGTGACCCTGACTGCCTCACGTACTTATACTCCTCCCAGGTGGACGTTGTCCGAGACATTAACTCTGGACTCATCGGCGCCCTGCTCATTTGTAAACCAA GTGCCTTCACAGAGGATGGCCAGCGGACACTCCAAGCATTTGTCCTTCTGTTTGCCGTGTTTGACGAGACTAAAAGCTGGTACGGAGAGGTGGGAGAGAGGACGAAGAGGGAGAAGTTCAGAAGAAGCGACGGCAGGAAGGAATACCACACCATCAATGGATATGTCAACTCCACTTTACCTG GTTTAACAGTTTGTAAGGGCAATAATCCAGTGTCTTGGCATATGATCGGATTAGGCACTACTCCAGAGATCCACACCATTCGCTTCCAGGATCACACGCTGCAG gtACTGACCCATCGTAAAGTCACAGTGGAAATGACTCCACTGACATTCGTCACTGCAGAAATGAGACCTACAGCTATAGGCCAGTTCCTATTCAGCTGTCAGATCCATGCTCATCGCTATG ATGGCATGAATGCATTGTTCTCGGTGGAGAAATGTCCCGATCCCGTCATCAAAGAGCTGCGAAACGTCAAACATGATGATAACAGCAAAGAGGGCGAGGAGGGGAGTGATGAAGACCGCGATTTTATGTTCAACACAGTTCACTTTCTGCCCAAGACACCTCAAGTCCAAGCCAGATCCAGCAGAGGACCGCCATTCAACACATGGACCCATTTTCTTGCCGCTGAGGAAGTCGATTGGAACTATGCTCCTCATCTGAAACCCACAGACAG tgaatTACAGTCCAGATATTTATCCGGATCTCCCCACCACCTTGGCTACACATATAAAAAGGTTGTGTATGTGGAATACACTGATGAATCCTTCACTAAGAGGAAAAATCCCTCGGAGACCCTGATGGGTCCTATACTGAAAGGAAGAGTCAACGATGAGATCTAC ATTGTGTTTAAAAACTTAGCCAGTCGCCCTTTCAACATCTACCCCAATGGCCTTACCAAGATTCTCCCATGGCCGGGATCCACTAATG CTGCTTTGAAAGACCTGCGCTCATTGGGGGTTCCCCCCAACAAGACGTTTGGCTATATTTGGAGGCTAACCTCAGACGACGGACCCTTGGAGGGAGACCCCCAGTGTCTCACTCAGCTGTATCAAAGCACCATCTCCCCAGAGCAGGACCTGGCCTCTGGGTTGGTGGGCACCCTGCTCATCTGCAAGTACAAGGCTATAGACAGCAGAGGCAATCTG CTGGGCCTAGACGAGAAGATGAGTCTGATATTTGTTGTGTTTGATGAGAACAGAAGTTGgtactttaaagaaaacatgcagaGGTCAGCTCGAAAGTCCTACAACACAACAAACCCTGAGTTCTATGAGTCCAATGTCATCTATA GTATAAACGGCATCATGTTTAGTGGGCGTCAGTTTGTCATGTGTGAGACAGATGTCCGTTTCTGGCACGTGGCCAACGTGGGAACCGGGAGTGAATTCCTCTCCATTTACTTCACCGGAAACCTGTTTCAGCATCAAGGCCTCTACCAGTCTGTTCTCACCCTTTTCCCCATGACGGCGGTAACTATTcccatggagacagaaatgatcG GTGAATGGGAGATAAGTGCCTTTGACAGCAAGCTCAGGAGCCGGGGAATGAGCATCCGTTACACCGTTCGTGCCTGCAACGATGGAGAGTTTTCTCTGGTCGACCATAATGTGGATGAAGATATATCAGATTACTACGACGACATATTTCAGCAGCCGAGGGGCTTGAGACCCCAGAAAGGCACGATGCTGGTTCGGGTGTGCAAGAAACCTGTCGCCAACAACACTACTGTCACCAACAACACTACATTGAGCAAAGATGTGGGTCCCCTTTGTGAGCTGAGGAGAATGTCGGTGGCATCGGTGAGAAGGGAACAAGTTCCCGAAGATGCAGGGATCCCAGAGGATGTCCTGGAGAAAGTAGAGAGAGATGGGGGCTGGAGAGCTGCTGAAAATCCGACTGGAGCAGATGAAAACAGAGGTGGGAGACAGAAACGAGAGGCAGGTGGGAACTGGACAGGGAGCAATGACATCTCACTAACTGCTGAAGAATCAGCGAGACAAAGGGTCCAGTCTGAAGACTTGATCTCTCCAGAGGAAGACATGGGCGAAAACTACATCTATTCTGAATCTGAGGGTCTTTCAGATGAACTGTTGGACCTTGAATACAACGTCACTGATGGCAACACAACACAGGTCAATCTGTCCTTCGATTATGATGACTACAACAGTGAG GTGAACGGTTCATCGGAAGTAGTTGGTGCAGATTTATTAGGTCCGCGCTCTGGAGAAACCAGGCCCCGTTACTACTACATCGCTGCAGAGGAAATTACCTGGGATTATGGCATCAAAACGCCACATCAGTTAATTAAACCCAG AGAGATGCGTCGGGGGATGAGGAAGTTTCTGCCTAAATATGTGAAGGTGGTGTATCGTGCTTACATGGACAAAGACTTCAAGCAGCCCATCTACAGAGGAGAGCTTCAGGAACACTTGGGAATCATGGGACCTGTTATCAGAACAGAAGTTAATGATCTCCTCACA GTGATCTTTAAGAACAATGCAAAGAGACCCTACTCCTTTCATCTTCATGGCGTATATGACCGAAACCAGCATGCTGGCCCCACACAGAGCAGCTCATCCTCTGGTATTCTCGGAGAACCTGTTAATCCAGGAGAGACTCGGACTTATAAATGGAAAATTAGCCAGAAACAAGGACCCTCTAATCCTGAGTTTGACTGCAAGACTGGAGCTTACTACTCCACTGTGGATAAG GAGCGGGACCTTCACACTGGTCTGATTGGTGCACTTGTGATCTGTAAGTCTGGAACCCTGCAGAATCACTGCAACACGCAGCCAGGTATCCAGGATTTCTCCCTGCTCTTCCACACCTTTGATGAAACTAAAAGCTGGTACCATGAGGAGAACCTGCAGAAGTACTGCTCTCCTCCTTGTCAAGCCAACACAGAGGATCCCTGGTACCATACTAGCAATAAGTTTGCAG CAATAAACGGTTATGTGGCCGAGACCCTTCCTGGTTTGATCGTGGCTCAGCATCAGCCTGTGAGGTGGCACCTTCTTAATGTTGGAGGCGACAAAGAGTACCATGCCGTGCATTTCCATGGTTTGCCTTTCACTGTCCATGCTGAGAAAGAACACCGTATGGGTGTCTTCAACCTTTTTCCTG GTGTTTTTGGGACGGTGGAGATGAGGCCCCCCACGGTTGGGACATGGCTAGTGGAGTGCACCATAGGAGACAACCAGCTGGCTGGGATGAGGGCCAAACTCTTGGTCTATGACCCAC GATGTGTTTTACCTCTGGGAATAAAATCAGGGCGGATTGAAGACTCCCAAATTACAGCATCAGATCACAGCA ATAACTGGGAGCCAAGGCTGGCAAGGGTTGATATGACTGGTTTTTACAACGCCTGGATGGGAAAAGGCATCAAATCATGGTTGCAG GTTGATCTTCTGAGGCCCACCCTGCTGCATGGTATACAGACGCAGGGGGTGAGCTCAAAGCTGAGGAAATTCTACACCGCCATCTTTATAGTCTCTTACAGCCTCGACAAAGAGACTTGGACCACTTACAGAGGAAACAGCTCCAGTACCAGCAAG ATGTTTCGTGGCAACCTGGATAGCTCCAAGGTAAAAGACAACAGCTTCTCTCCACCCTTTGTGGCACGCTACGTCAGGATTCATCCACACAGCTACCAGCAAAAACCCGCTCTCCGGCTGGAACTGTTGGGATGCGACCTCAACA GCTGTTCTCTGCCTCTGGGACTTGAGAAGAGGTTGATTCCCGACAGCGGCTTTAGTGCCTCATCGTTTCATTCATCTTTGCTGCGAAGCTGGAGCCCCGGCCTCGCGCGCCTGCACCAGAGCGGCGGAGCCAACGCCTGGAGGCCAAAG AACAACAACCCCCACGAGTGGCTGCAGGTGGATTTGGGGACCGTCAAACGGATCACAGGAATCATTACCCAAGGCGCACGGTCGATGCTGACCAAGATGATGGTGACGGAGTTTTCAGTCACATTCAGTCTGGACGGACATTCCTGGAGCAGCGTGTTGGAGAAGAGCTCTCAGAGAGAAAAG ATTTTCACAGGCAACAACGACCCAGACGAGGAAGCTTTCACAGTTTTCGAGCCTCCTTTGTTCGCTCACTACCTCCGTATCCACCCACGTGGCTGGGTCAACGACATCGCCCTCCGCCTGGAGGTGGTCGGCTGTGACACACAACGGGAGGTCGGATACCGGCGAACAAAAACCCAGGCACCAGCAGCAGCTCTTCAGTAG